The Arachis hypogaea cultivar Tifrunner chromosome 14, arahy.Tifrunner.gnm2.J5K5, whole genome shotgun sequence DNA window AGATTTAGAGTTCAGAGAAATCAATGACAGCCAtgtgagaaaagagagagaagaagaaggagggcgATGCCGTTGAAGTGAGGCAGAGTTGGAGATTGgtcagaagaaaaaggaagaggaaggTAGAGGCGACGACAAACGAAAATGAGGAGGAGTTTATTGGGGAAGAACAAGAAAACATtggtgaaaaaaaagagaaaaggacaaatcgaTCCCTAATTTTTCGGTCCACGGATATTTAGGTCCATaaggatttaaaaatacatttaactcCCTAACCTATTTAAAATCTGGACATATCGATCCCTAAGTCTAATTTGTCCAATTTTAAACATTCTCTCACGTGTGCATCCGTATCAACCAGGTCAGTACAACGGGAATCACGTTTGATTTTTCCGTTGAGTCTGACAGACCCAAGTGAACATGAGAAATCAATATGTCTAGGTTTTGAAAAGATTAggaacttaaatgtattttcaaatcctCACAAACTTAAATGTTTGTAGATCAAAATGTCAATgatctatttatcttttttttttaaaaaaattagaattttaaaaatttgaaactagagtatttttaaaattataaaaattaaaaatatgaataatttttataattataataattattaattgatataTTTAACCTTAACTTCAGAAAATTTAATTGACAGTTGgtcatttttgttaaaattaattttttttaaatattcttttgtcaataacattttttaagtaCCATTTTATTAGTGtcgaatttttttgaatattgaattgatatttatattaataaattatttattattattattattattattattattattattatttacactgAAGGCGCAAAGGGGTTCACCTTTTCAATTTTAAGTTAAAACAAAAGGATAGGGGATTTTTATCCAAACCTGAGGGAGTGTGCCAAGCTGTTGGGATAGCAGCTTCAACTCTGCCAATGGCTTTAACCACCGTCTTCACCTCCCCTTCACtctgttcctcttcttcttcttctctcttttctgttCCCGTCAAATTTTCCCTAACCccccaaaccaacatctctctCCCGTTCACTAAAACCAAAAGCCCTCTTCCACATAGACGACGCTTCAATGTCATTGCCATGGCTCCCCCTAAGCCCGGTGCCAAAGCCAAGAAAGGTAACATACTACCTTCACTTTCATTTCCTCTAAGCAGAATTCACTCATGCTTTGGGTGTTGCAGTTGTGGGAATCATAAAGTTGGCTCTGGAAGCTGGGAAAGCCACTCCTGCTCCTCCGGTTGGACCGGCTCTCGGTTCAAAGGGTGTCAATATTATGGCTTTTTGTAAGGATTACAATGCCAGGACTGCCGACAAGGCCGGTTATGTCATTCCTGTCGAAATCACAGTATTTGATGTGCGCTCTTTACTCTTTCAtttccttcccccttcttcttcttcttttttctttgacattaatatttttcattttccttCTCCAGGATAAGAGCTTTACTTTCATATTGAAGACTCCACCTGCTTCGGTTCTACTACTTAAGGCTGCcggtatgtttttttttttcttcttctttttttgccTCCAAGGTGTTTGATGTTATGCTTCATGTTCTGTTTCAATTTGTTTCAGAATTGTTGTAACATAAGCAGCGTTTGTTTTAAGGTACAAACCGGGAGATTGAGAGTAtcatatttgttggtttagagactagtactaaaatttctgtgtctacctccaaaaagtggatttttag harbors:
- the LOC112740864 gene encoding large ribosomal subunit protein uL11c; its protein translation is MALTTVFTSPSLCSSSSSSLFSVPVKFSLTPQTNISLPFTKTKSPLPHRRRFNVIAMAPPKPGAKAKKVVGIIKLALEAGKATPAPPVGPALGSKGVNIMAFCKDYNARTADKAGYVIPVEITVFDDKSFTFILKTPPASVLLLKAAGVEKGSKDPQMQKVGKITIDQLRAIATEKLPDLNCSTIESAMRIIAGTAANMGIDVDPPVLEPKKKELV